One Candidatus Uhrbacteria bacterium CG10_big_fil_rev_8_21_14_0_10_50_16 genomic region harbors:
- the murD gene encoding UDP-N-acetylmuramoyl-L-alanine--D-glutamate ligase → MRFHLTSLHAWIMRLKDLANKRVALIGFEATNRSLFYALRSVCPNLWVEIRDLRTTVTLPEDPFVTHTLGETYLDHLQTFDVIIRSPGVRYWPQLQAVQSHVTTSLNLFFDEVRSTTTATMIGVTGTKGKSTTATLLAHVLREAGKAVTLIGNMDIQEWDHLHEINDDTIVVYEMSSYMLEDFNNWPDIALLLPLYPDHMDWHGSFAAYTEAKSRITARQTSENMLIFPAKNAEALSIAKQTDATTIPVQIVSGLHWQNGFFFDGTQQLFSTNALPLPGEHWLDDALLVLAVVKQLDIPFDRAQRAFTSFKGLPHRLEVVATINQVTYVDDAISTTPESTIAAVKAFDTVGSIVLGGMDRGYDYVALAQLLTERHVPNVLLFPGAREKFQHALTRAQFAGSVILVESMQEVVSTMAQCTPAGSVALLSTAAPSYDQFKNYKDQGQQFVDCVRKLS, encoded by the coding sequence ATGCGGTTCCATCTGACATCGTTGCACGCGTGGATTATGCGGCTTAAAGACCTTGCCAACAAACGTGTTGCTTTGATTGGATTTGAGGCGACCAACCGTTCCCTATTTTATGCACTTCGCTCCGTCTGCCCCAACCTCTGGGTAGAGATTCGCGATCTTCGCACCACCGTCACGCTGCCAGAGGACCCGTTTGTTACGCACACACTCGGCGAAACATACCTAGACCATCTACAAACGTTCGACGTCATTATTCGATCACCTGGCGTGCGCTATTGGCCACAGTTGCAAGCGGTGCAATCGCATGTCACCACAAGTCTCAATCTCTTCTTTGACGAGGTACGATCAACGACCACGGCAACGATGATTGGTGTCACCGGGACCAAGGGAAAATCAACCACTGCCACCCTGTTGGCACATGTTTTGCGTGAGGCGGGTAAAGCTGTGACGCTCATTGGCAACATGGATATTCAGGAATGGGATCACCTACACGAGATTAACGACGACACAATTGTCGTGTACGAGATGTCCAGCTACATGTTGGAAGATTTTAACAACTGGCCAGACATTGCCCTCCTGCTCCCCTTATACCCGGATCATATGGACTGGCATGGATCATTTGCCGCATACACCGAGGCTAAATCTCGCATTACGGCTCGTCAAACAAGCGAAAACATGTTGATCTTTCCTGCTAAAAACGCGGAGGCTCTCTCCATTGCAAAACAGACAGACGCCACAACCATCCCCGTGCAGATTGTAAGCGGTCTTCATTGGCAAAACGGTTTCTTTTTTGATGGAACACAGCAACTTTTTTCTACAAACGCGCTCCCGCTCCCCGGAGAGCATTGGTTAGACGATGCACTGCTCGTTCTCGCTGTCGTTAAACAGTTGGACATTCCCTTTGACCGTGCCCAGCGTGCGTTCACCAGCTTCAAAGGTTTGCCACATCGATTAGAGGTTGTGGCAACAATCAACCAAGTAACCTACGTGGACGATGCTATTTCCACCACACCAGAATCAACAATCGCGGCTGTAAAGGCGTTCGATACGGTCGGATCCATTGTCTTGGGCGGTATGGATCGCGGATATGATTATGTGGCACTTGCGCAGCTACTCACAGAACGTCACGTGCCAAACGTCCTCCTCTTCCCCGGCGCCCGTGAGAAATTTCAACACGCTCTTACACGCGCTCAGTTTGCTGGTAGCGTGATTCTTGTGGAATCCATGCAGGAGGTCGTTTCTACCATGGCGCAGTGCACACCCGCAGGGTCTGTGGCACTCTTGTCTACCGCCGCACCAAGTTACGATCAGTTTAAGAATTACAAAGATCAGGGGCAACAGTTTGTGGATTGTGTTCGAAAGTTGTCTTAG
- a CDS encoding DNA-binding protein encodes MASGLTKSQFTAALSEAWGLSKKEAAEGYEKFVDLVYGEVRGKGELTLPGLGKLVKQNRAARMGRNPATGEAISIPAKTVVKFRLSKAAKEAIL; translated from the coding sequence ATGGCATCAGGACTAACCAAGTCACAGTTTACAGCAGCTCTTTCAGAAGCATGGGGACTCTCCAAAAAGGAGGCCGCAGAAGGTTACGAGAAGTTTGTTGACCTCGTATACGGTGAGGTTCGTGGGAAAGGTGAGTTGACGCTCCCAGGATTGGGAAAGCTCGTTAAGCAGAACCGTGCCGCACGCATGGGACGCAACCCAGCAACAGGTGAGGCAATCAGCATCCCTGCAAAGACGGTCGTAAAATTCCGTTTGAGCAAGGCCGCAAAAGAGGCAATCTTGTAA
- a CDS encoding 23S rRNA (pseudouridine(1915)-N(3))-methyltransferase RlmH: MYKFTIIHVGKLKNGPHQELVDGYLKRLSPFAQVELLEVKEEKFGTAKEREYVLSVEAEKIASILPSDARPIVMDADGREPNSTELAEWIDTLAEQQTQHLAFIVGGPLGLADVVKRSADKTFALSKQTYPHDLALVMLTEQLYRAMTILAGKTYHY; encoded by the coding sequence ATGTATAAATTTACAATCATTCACGTTGGAAAATTAAAAAACGGTCCACATCAGGAGCTTGTGGACGGGTATCTGAAGCGGTTATCTCCATTCGCGCAGGTGGAATTATTGGAAGTGAAGGAGGAAAAATTTGGTACAGCCAAGGAGCGTGAATACGTTTTGTCGGTGGAGGCCGAGAAAATCGCGTCGATACTCCCTAGTGACGCACGTCCAATTGTGATGGACGCCGATGGCCGAGAACCCAATTCAACGGAGCTTGCTGAGTGGATCGACACATTGGCCGAACAGCAAACGCAGCACTTGGCGTTTATTGTGGGTGGGCCGTTGGGATTAGCAGATGTGGTTAAACGATCTGCCGATAAAACGTTTGCATTGTCTAAACAAACTTACCCGCACGATCTTGCGCTGGTTATGCTCACGGAGCAACTCTACCGAGCCATGACGATTTTAGCCGGCAAGACGTATCATTATTAG